One segment of Drosophila mauritiana strain mau12 chromosome 3R, ASM438214v1, whole genome shotgun sequence DNA contains the following:
- the LOC117142971 gene encoding spastin isoform X2 has translation MVRTKNQSSSSSASSSSTKSPIKSSSGAGSSGGGVGGRQSTHRSSSASNVAAVVAGSSSAAGGGSSSNRRSPGSSPDGDDDTTTTDDLTPTTCSPRSGHHHSYGGYSSSVHKQNLYVVSFPIIFLFNVLRSLIYQLFCIFRYLYGASTKVIYRPHRRDCNIEIVVQNSSKEQQQSLNHPSELNREGDGQEQQLSNQPQRFRPIQPLEMSANRPGGGYSPGPGDPLLAKQKHHHRRAFEYISKALKIDEENEGHKELAIELYRKGIKELEDGIAVDCWSGRGDVWDRAQRLHDKMQTNLSMARDRLHFLASGRKLTIGSKRPVNLAVANKSQTLPRNLGSKTSVGAVQRQPAKTAATPPAVRRQFSSGRNTPPQRSRTPINNNGPSGSGASTPVVSVKGVEQKLVQLILDEIVEGGAKVEWTDIAGQDVAKQALQEMVILPSVRPELFTGLRAPAKGLLLFGPPGNGKTLLARAVATECSATFLNISAASLTSKYVGDGEKLVRALFAVARHMQPSIIFIDEVDSLLSERSSSEHEASRRLKTEFLVEFDGLPGNPDGDRIVVLAATNRPQELDEAALRRFTKRVYVSLPDEQTRELLLNRLLQKQGSPLDTEALRRLAKITDGYSGSDLTALAKDAALEPIRELNVEQVKCLDISAMRAITEQDFHSSLKRIRRSVAPQSLNSYEKWSQDYGDITI, from the exons ATGGTACGCACTAAAAACCAGTCGTCCTCCTCcagcgccagcagcagcagcaccaagTCACCAATAAAGTCCAGCAGCGGGGCAGGATCATCCGGCGGAGGAGTCGGTGGTCGCCAGTCTACGCACCGCTCGTCGAGCGCCTCAAACgttgctgccgttgttgcCGGTAGTTCATCTGCCGCCGGTGGAGGCTCCTCATCGAATCGCCGTAGCCCAGGCAGCTCACCCGACGGCGACGAcgacaccaccaccacagATGACCTGACCCCCACAACGTGCTCACCACGCAGCGGCCACCACCATTCCTACGGCGGCTACTCGTCCTCCGTTCACAAACAGAACCTCTACGTCGTCTCGTTCCCCATAATCTTTCTTTTCAACGTTCTGCGCTCGCTAATTTATCAgctgttttgtatttttcgcTACCTATACGGTGCGAGCACAAAGGTGATTTACCGCCCGCACCGACGCGACTGTAATATTGAAATCGTGGTGCAGAACTCCTCCAAGGAGCAACAGCAGTCGTTGAACCATCCTTCGGAGCTGAACCGTGAAGGCGACGGACAGGAGCAGCAGTTATCCAATCAGCCCCAGCGTTTCAGGCCCATTCAACCCTTGGAGATGTCCGCCAATCGTCCGGGAGGAGGGTATTCACCTGGTCCCGGCGATCCCTTGCTGGCCAAGCAAAAGCATCACCATCGACGCGCCTTCGAGTACATCTCCAAGGCTCTCAAAATTGATGAGGAGAACGAAG GTCACAAAGAGCTGGCAATTGAGCTCTACCGAAAGGGTATAAAGGAGCTGGAGGATGGCATAGCTGTCGATTGCTGGAGTGGACGTGGTGATGTGTGGGATCGAGCTCAGCGCCTGCACGACAAGATGCAGACAAACCTTTCGATGGCTCGGGATCGTCTCCATTTTCTAG CATCTGGCCGCAAACTGACAATTGGATCCAAACGACCCGTCAACTTGGCCGTGGCCAACAAATCACAAACGCTGCCTCGCAACCTTGGCTCCAAAACATCTGTGGGCGCAGTCCAAAGGCAACCAGCCAAGACAGCTGCAACGCCTCCCGCCGTTCGTCGCCAATTT TCCTCGGGGCGTAATACGCCGCCACAGCGTTCCCGGACTCCCATAAACAACAACGGACCCAGTGGCAGTGGCGCCAGCACTCCGGTGGTTAGTGTGAAGGGAGTGGAACAGAAGCTGGTGCAACTTATACTCGACGAGATCGTCGAGGGTGGGGCCAAAGTGGAGTGGACTGACATTGCCGGTCAGGATGTGGCCAAGCAGGCTCTACAGGAAATGGTCATTCTACCCTCCGTCCGACCGGAACTCTTTACGG GACTTCGTGCGCCGGCCAAGGGTTTATTGCTGTTTGGTCCTCCCGGAAATGGCAAGACACTGCTGGCCCGCGCCGTGGCTACAGAATGTAGTGCCACCTTCCTCAACATTTCGGCTGCCTCGCTGACCAGCAAGTACGTGGGGGATGGCGAGAAACTGGTGAGGGCTCTCTTCGCCGTGGCCCGTCACATGCAGCCCTCCATTATTTTTATCGACGAGGTGGACTCGTTGCTTTCTGAGCGAAGCAGCAGCGAGCATGAAGCATCGCGTCGCCTGAAGACCGAGTTTCTGGTGGAGTTCGATGGGCTGCCTGGAAATCCAGACGGAGATAGGATCGTGGTGCTGGCCGCCACCAATCGGCCGCAAGAACTGGACGAGGCAGCCCTGCGTCGGTTCACAAAGCGCGTTTACGTCTCACTGCCCGACGAGCAGACCCGCGAGCTGCTCCTCAATCGACTGCTGCAGAAGCAAGGCAGTCCGTTGGATACCGAGGCGTTGCGTCGCCTGGCAAAGATAACAGACGGATACTCGGGCTCCGACTTAACGGCACTAGCCAAGGACGCCGCATTGGAGCCCATTCGAGAGTTGAATGTGGAGCAAGTTAAGTGTCTGGACATCAGTGCAATGCGTGCGATCACAGAGCAGGACTTTCACAGTTCGCTCAAGCGCATCAGGCGCTCGGTGGCGCCGCAGAGCCTCAACTCGTACGAGAAGTGGTCGCAAGATTATGGCGACATCACCATCTAG
- the LOC117142971 gene encoding spastin isoform X1: MVRTKNQSSSSSASSSSTKSPIKSSSGAGSSGGGVGGRQSTHRSSSASNVAAVVAGSSSAAGGGSSSNRRSPGSSPDGDDDTTTTDDLTPTTCSPRSGHHHSYGGYSSSVHKQNLYVVSFPIIFLFNVLRSLIYQLFCIFRYLYGASTKVIYRPHRRDCNIEIVVQNSSKEQQQSLNHPSELNREGDGQEQQLSNQPQRFRPIQPLEMSANRPGGGYSPGPGDPLLAKQKHHHRRAFEYISKALKIDEENEGHKELAIELYRKGIKELEDGIAVDCWSGRGDVWDRAQRLHDKMQTNLSMARDRLHFLALREQDLQMQRLSLKEKQKEEAQSKPQKTREPMLAGMTNEPMKLRVRSSGYGPKATTSAQPTASGRKLTIGSKRPVNLAVANKSQTLPRNLGSKTSVGAVQRQPAKTAATPPAVRRQFSSGRNTPPQRSRTPINNNGPSGSGASTPVVSVKGVEQKLVQLILDEIVEGGAKVEWTDIAGQDVAKQALQEMVILPSVRPELFTGLRAPAKGLLLFGPPGNGKTLLARAVATECSATFLNISAASLTSKYVGDGEKLVRALFAVARHMQPSIIFIDEVDSLLSERSSSEHEASRRLKTEFLVEFDGLPGNPDGDRIVVLAATNRPQELDEAALRRFTKRVYVSLPDEQTRELLLNRLLQKQGSPLDTEALRRLAKITDGYSGSDLTALAKDAALEPIRELNVEQVKCLDISAMRAITEQDFHSSLKRIRRSVAPQSLNSYEKWSQDYGDITI, translated from the exons ATGGTACGCACTAAAAACCAGTCGTCCTCCTCcagcgccagcagcagcagcaccaagTCACCAATAAAGTCCAGCAGCGGGGCAGGATCATCCGGCGGAGGAGTCGGTGGTCGCCAGTCTACGCACCGCTCGTCGAGCGCCTCAAACgttgctgccgttgttgcCGGTAGTTCATCTGCCGCCGGTGGAGGCTCCTCATCGAATCGCCGTAGCCCAGGCAGCTCACCCGACGGCGACGAcgacaccaccaccacagATGACCTGACCCCCACAACGTGCTCACCACGCAGCGGCCACCACCATTCCTACGGCGGCTACTCGTCCTCCGTTCACAAACAGAACCTCTACGTCGTCTCGTTCCCCATAATCTTTCTTTTCAACGTTCTGCGCTCGCTAATTTATCAgctgttttgtatttttcgcTACCTATACGGTGCGAGCACAAAGGTGATTTACCGCCCGCACCGACGCGACTGTAATATTGAAATCGTGGTGCAGAACTCCTCCAAGGAGCAACAGCAGTCGTTGAACCATCCTTCGGAGCTGAACCGTGAAGGCGACGGACAGGAGCAGCAGTTATCCAATCAGCCCCAGCGTTTCAGGCCCATTCAACCCTTGGAGATGTCCGCCAATCGTCCGGGAGGAGGGTATTCACCTGGTCCCGGCGATCCCTTGCTGGCCAAGCAAAAGCATCACCATCGACGCGCCTTCGAGTACATCTCCAAGGCTCTCAAAATTGATGAGGAGAACGAAG GTCACAAAGAGCTGGCAATTGAGCTCTACCGAAAGGGTATAAAGGAGCTGGAGGATGGCATAGCTGTCGATTGCTGGAGTGGACGTGGTGATGTGTGGGATCGAGCTCAGCGCCTGCACGACAAGATGCAGACAAACCTTTCGATGGCTCGGGATCGTCTCCATTTTCTAG CTCTGCGTGAGCAGGATTTGCAAATGCAGCGCCTCTCCTTAAAGGAGAAGCAGAAAGAAGAGGCGCAAAGCAAGCCGCAGAAGACCAGGGAGCCCATGCTGGCGGGAATGACCAACGAACCCATGAAGCTAAGGGTGCGCAGCAGTGGCTATGGGCCCAAGGCCACCACCAGTGCCCAACCCACTG CATCTGGCCGCAAACTGACAATTGGATCCAAACGACCCGTCAACTTGGCCGTGGCCAACAAATCACAAACGCTGCCTCGCAACCTTGGCTCCAAAACATCTGTGGGCGCAGTCCAAAGGCAACCAGCCAAGACAGCTGCAACGCCTCCCGCCGTTCGTCGCCAATTT TCCTCGGGGCGTAATACGCCGCCACAGCGTTCCCGGACTCCCATAAACAACAACGGACCCAGTGGCAGTGGCGCCAGCACTCCGGTGGTTAGTGTGAAGGGAGTGGAACAGAAGCTGGTGCAACTTATACTCGACGAGATCGTCGAGGGTGGGGCCAAAGTGGAGTGGACTGACATTGCCGGTCAGGATGTGGCCAAGCAGGCTCTACAGGAAATGGTCATTCTACCCTCCGTCCGACCGGAACTCTTTACGG GACTTCGTGCGCCGGCCAAGGGTTTATTGCTGTTTGGTCCTCCCGGAAATGGCAAGACACTGCTGGCCCGCGCCGTGGCTACAGAATGTAGTGCCACCTTCCTCAACATTTCGGCTGCCTCGCTGACCAGCAAGTACGTGGGGGATGGCGAGAAACTGGTGAGGGCTCTCTTCGCCGTGGCCCGTCACATGCAGCCCTCCATTATTTTTATCGACGAGGTGGACTCGTTGCTTTCTGAGCGAAGCAGCAGCGAGCATGAAGCATCGCGTCGCCTGAAGACCGAGTTTCTGGTGGAGTTCGATGGGCTGCCTGGAAATCCAGACGGAGATAGGATCGTGGTGCTGGCCGCCACCAATCGGCCGCAAGAACTGGACGAGGCAGCCCTGCGTCGGTTCACAAAGCGCGTTTACGTCTCACTGCCCGACGAGCAGACCCGCGAGCTGCTCCTCAATCGACTGCTGCAGAAGCAAGGCAGTCCGTTGGATACCGAGGCGTTGCGTCGCCTGGCAAAGATAACAGACGGATACTCGGGCTCCGACTTAACGGCACTAGCCAAGGACGCCGCATTGGAGCCCATTCGAGAGTTGAATGTGGAGCAAGTTAAGTGTCTGGACATCAGTGCAATGCGTGCGATCACAGAGCAGGACTTTCACAGTTCGCTCAAGCGCATCAGGCGCTCGGTGGCGCCGCAGAGCCTCAACTCGTACGAGAAGTGGTCGCAAGATTATGGCGACATCACCATCTAG
- the LOC117145949 gene encoding nucleolysin TIAR isoform X1 produces the protein MDESQPKTLYVGNLDSSVSEDLLIALFSTMGPVKSCKIIREPGNDPYAFIEYSNYQAASTALTAMNKRLFLEKEIKVNWATSPGNQPKTDISSHHHIFVGDLSPEIETETLREAFAPFGEISNCRIVRDPHTMKSKGYAFVSFVKKAEAENAIQAMNGQWIGSRSIRTNWSTRKLPPPREPSKGGGQGGGMGGGPGNGSGVKGSQRHTFEEVYNQSSPTNTTVYCGGFPPNVISDDLMHKHFVQFGPIQDVRVFKDKGFSFIKFVTKEAAAHAIEHTHNSEVHGNLVKCFWGKENGGDNSANNLNAAAAAAAASANVAAVAAANAAVAAGAGMPGQMMTQQQIAAATGAAIPGQMMTPQQIAAQYPYAYQQMGYWYPPAAYPTTQMQTQYMQQGYYPYAYPTSAQQAGGVPCIQFSAAGYRMVPPNVAWGVPGTVVPGVTAAAASAAAAANGSLAPQMMYSAAMPQYQTQ, from the exons ATGGACGAGTCGCAGCCGAAGACCCTGTACGTGGGCAACCTGGACAGCTCAGTGTCCGAGGACCTGCTAATTGCCCTCTTCAGCACCATGGGCCCCGTCAAAAGCTGCAAAATCATTCGGGAACCGGGCAACGATCCATATGCCTTCATCGAATATTCCAACTACCAGGCAGCCTCAACAGCTCTGACCGCCATGAATAAACGCCTATTCCTCGAAAAGGAAATCAAG GTCAACTGGGCCACCAGTCCCGGCAATCAGCCGAAGACAGACATCAGTTCGCACCACCACATATTCGTGGGCGACCTCAGTCCCGAGATTGAGACAGAGACACTGCGCGAGGCTTTCGCCCCATTCGGCGAGATCTCCAACTGCCGCATTGTGCGCGACCCTCACACCATGAAGTCAAAGGGTTACGCCTTCGTGTCGTTTGTGAAAAAGGCGGAGGCAGAGAACGCCATCCAGGCGATGAACGGCCAGTGGATTGGCTCGCGGTCGATACGCACCAACTGGTCCACGCGCAAGCTGCCACCGCCTCGCGAGCCCTCCAAGGGCGGTGGCCAGGGAGGCGGAATGGGTGGCGGACCGGGCAATGGGTCCGGTGTAAAGGGAAGTCAACGACACACCTTCGAGGAAGTGTACAACCAGTCGAGCCCCACCAACACCACCGTATACTGTGGCGGATTCCCGCCGAACGTCATCAGTGACGACCTGATGCACAAGCACTTCGTCCAGTTTGGTCCCATCCAGGACGTGCGGGTCTTCAAGGACAAGGGCTTCTCGTTCATAAAATTTGTTACCAAGGAGGCAGCAGCCCACGCCATCGAGCACACGCACAACAGCGAGGTACATGGAAACCTGGTCAAGTGCTTCTGGGGCAAAGAGAACGGAGGCGATAACTCGGCCAATAACCTCAATGCCGCAGCTGCCGCGGCAGCAGCTTCAGCCAATGTTGCCGCCGTTGCGGCAGCCAATGCTGCGGTTGCCGCTGGAGCGGGTATGCCCGGTCAGATGATGACGCAGCAACAGATCGCCGCCGCAACAGGAGCGGCGATACCCGGCCAAATGATGACACCCCAGCAGATTGCAGCGCAGTATCCATACGCGTACCAGCAGATGGGCTACTGGTATCCCCCTGCG GCTTATCCCACAACCCAGATGCAGACGCAATACATGCAGCAGGGCTACTATCCCTACGCCTACCCTACCAGTGCTCAGCAAGCGGGAGGAGTCC CTTGCATACAATTTTCAGCGGCTGGATACCGCATGGTGCCGCCGAACGTAGCATGGGGCGTGCCCGGAACTGTGGTGCCCGGTGTGACGGCTGCCGCAGCATCCGCGGCCGCTGCAGCGAACGGATCACTTGCCCCCCAAATGATGTACAGTGCTGCGATGCCACAATACCAGACCCAATGA
- the LOC117145949 gene encoding nucleolysin TIAR isoform X2 produces the protein MDESQPKTLYVGNLDSSVSEDLLIALFSTMGPVKSCKIIREPGNDPYAFIEYSNYQAASTALTAMNKRLFLEKEIKVNWATSPGNQPKTDISSHHHIFVGDLSPEIETETLREAFAPFGEISNCRIVRDPHTMKSKGYAFVSFVKKAEAENAIQAMNGQWIGSRSIRTNWSTRKLPPPREPSKGGGQGGGMGGGPGNGSGVKGSQRHTFEEVYNQSSPTNTTVYCGGFPPNVISDDLMHKHFVQFGPIQDVRVFKDKGFSFIKFVTKEAAAHAIEHTHNSEVHGNLVKCFWGKENGGDNSANNLNAAAAAAAASANVAAVAAANAAVAAGAGMPGQMMTQQQIAAATGAAIPGQMMTPQQIAAQYPYAYQQMGYWYPPAAYPTTQMQTQYMQQGYYPYAYPTSAQQAGGVPAGYRMVPPNVAWGVPGTVVPGVTAAAASAAAAANGSLAPQMMYSAAMPQYQTQ, from the exons ATGGACGAGTCGCAGCCGAAGACCCTGTACGTGGGCAACCTGGACAGCTCAGTGTCCGAGGACCTGCTAATTGCCCTCTTCAGCACCATGGGCCCCGTCAAAAGCTGCAAAATCATTCGGGAACCGGGCAACGATCCATATGCCTTCATCGAATATTCCAACTACCAGGCAGCCTCAACAGCTCTGACCGCCATGAATAAACGCCTATTCCTCGAAAAGGAAATCAAG GTCAACTGGGCCACCAGTCCCGGCAATCAGCCGAAGACAGACATCAGTTCGCACCACCACATATTCGTGGGCGACCTCAGTCCCGAGATTGAGACAGAGACACTGCGCGAGGCTTTCGCCCCATTCGGCGAGATCTCCAACTGCCGCATTGTGCGCGACCCTCACACCATGAAGTCAAAGGGTTACGCCTTCGTGTCGTTTGTGAAAAAGGCGGAGGCAGAGAACGCCATCCAGGCGATGAACGGCCAGTGGATTGGCTCGCGGTCGATACGCACCAACTGGTCCACGCGCAAGCTGCCACCGCCTCGCGAGCCCTCCAAGGGCGGTGGCCAGGGAGGCGGAATGGGTGGCGGACCGGGCAATGGGTCCGGTGTAAAGGGAAGTCAACGACACACCTTCGAGGAAGTGTACAACCAGTCGAGCCCCACCAACACCACCGTATACTGTGGCGGATTCCCGCCGAACGTCATCAGTGACGACCTGATGCACAAGCACTTCGTCCAGTTTGGTCCCATCCAGGACGTGCGGGTCTTCAAGGACAAGGGCTTCTCGTTCATAAAATTTGTTACCAAGGAGGCAGCAGCCCACGCCATCGAGCACACGCACAACAGCGAGGTACATGGAAACCTGGTCAAGTGCTTCTGGGGCAAAGAGAACGGAGGCGATAACTCGGCCAATAACCTCAATGCCGCAGCTGCCGCGGCAGCAGCTTCAGCCAATGTTGCCGCCGTTGCGGCAGCCAATGCTGCGGTTGCCGCTGGAGCGGGTATGCCCGGTCAGATGATGACGCAGCAACAGATCGCCGCCGCAACAGGAGCGGCGATACCCGGCCAAATGATGACACCCCAGCAGATTGCAGCGCAGTATCCATACGCGTACCAGCAGATGGGCTACTGGTATCCCCCTGCG GCTTATCCCACAACCCAGATGCAGACGCAATACATGCAGCAGGGCTACTATCCCTACGCCTACCCTACCAGTGCTCAGCAAGCGGGAGGAGTCC CGGCTGGATACCGCATGGTGCCGCCGAACGTAGCATGGGGCGTGCCCGGAACTGTGGTGCCCGGTGTGACGGCTGCCGCAGCATCCGCGGCCGCTGCAGCGAACGGATCACTTGCCCCCCAAATGATGTACAGTGCTGCGATGCCACAATACCAGACCCAATGA
- the LOC117145952 gene encoding replication stress response regulator SDE2 — translation MSINIFINSKCLISCGDHIKYDELYSRISEKTNLQPEEYYLVSNGKRLEGELSSGDVHCVLRQLGGKGGFGSMLRAIGAQIEKTTNREACRDLSGRRLRDINEEKRVRAWLEKQGEREREAEERKKRKIEKLLAVPKHDFKDDKYDEARANLTEKVNDAFEEGLKQAEENKEKGVKEATSSGTKRKSPAVDKTKAKKKKKGTLWIGDDISGSDSDSDDSEEEEPKTQKKAIQN, via the exons ATgagcataaatatttttataaacagTAAATGTTTAATTTCTTGTGGGGATCACATTAAATATGATGAGTTGTACAGTCGGATTTCGGAGAAAACA AACCTGCAACCAGAGGAATACTACTTAGTTAGCAATGGCAAGCGCTTGGAGGGAGAACTTTCATCTGGAGATGTTCACTGCGTTCTCCGCCAACTCGGTGGCAAAGGAGGATTCGGCTCCATGCTTCGAGCCATTGGTGCCCAAATTGAAAAGACAACCAACCGCGAGGCTTGCCGCGATCTAAGTGGTCGTCGTTTGCGGGATATCAACGAGGAGAAGCGGGTGCGCGCCTGGCTGGAGAAGCAGGGCGAACGGGAACGGGAGGCCGAGGAGCGTAAAAAGCGAAAGATCGAGAAACTGCTGGCCGTGCCCAAGCACGACTTTAAGGACGATAAGTACGACGAAGCCAGGGCTAATCTGACCGAAAAGGTAAACGACGCCTTCGAGGAGGGACTCAAGCAGGCCGAGGAGAACAAGGAGAAAGGCGTCAAGGAAGCAACTTCCAGTGGCACAAAGAGGAAATCCCCCGCCGTAGACAAGACCAAGgcaaaaaagaagaaaaagggCACACTCTGGATAGGCGATGACATCTCTGGATCCGACTCTGACTCTGACGacagcgaggaggaggagccaaaaacacagaaaaaagCCATACAAAACTAG
- the LOC117145951 gene encoding beclin-1-like protein: MSEAEKQAVSFACQRCLQPIVLDEQLEKISVHAMAELSLPIYGDNGNTLDPQDASSFDHFVPPYRLTDSINGTGFMLVSDGRDNKKMSAAFKLKAELFDCLSSNSEIDHPLCEECADSMLEIMDRELRIAEDEWDVYKAYLDELEQQRVAPNVEALDKELDELKRSEQQLLSELKELKKEEQSLNDAIAEEEQEREELHEQEESYWREYTKHRRELMFTEDDKRSLESQIAYSKQQLDKLRDTNIFNITFHIWHAGHFGTINNFRLGRLPSVSVDWSEINAAWGQTVLLLSALARKIGLTFERYRVVPFGNHSYVEVLGENRELPLYGSGGFKFFWDTKFDAAMVAFLDCLTQFQKEVEKRDTEFLLPYKMEKGKIIDPSTGNSYSIKIQFNSEEQWTKALKFMLTNLKWGLAWVSSQFVSP, translated from the exons ATGAGCGAGGCGGAAAAGCAGGCGGTGTCCTTCGCCTGTCAGCGATGCCTGCAGCCCATCGTCCTGGACGAGCAGCTGGAGAAGATTAGCGTGCACGCAATGGCGGAGTTATCAT TGCCCATCTACGGAGACAATGGTAATACATTGGACCCGCAGGACGCCAGCAGCTTCGATCACTTTGTACCGCCCTACAGGCTTACGGACTCCATAAATGGCACTGGTTTCATGCTGGTTTCTGATGGCAGGGACAACAAGAAAATGAGTGCTGCTTTTAAGCTGAAAGCGGAGCTGTTTGACTGCCTCTCCTCCAACTCTGAGATTGACCATCCGCTGTGCGAAGAGTGTGCCGACTCCATGCTGGAGATCATGGACAGGGAACTCCGCATCGCTGAGGACGAGTGGGATGTGTACAAGGCTTATTTGGACGAACTGGAGCAACAGCGTGTAGCACCCAACGTTGAGGCCCTGGACAAGGAGCTTGACGAACTAAAGCGCAGCGAGCAACAACTTCTGTCGGAGCTAAAAGAGCTCAAAAAGGAGGAACAATCGCTAAATGATGCCATTGCCGAGGAGGAACAGGAGCGAGAGGAGCTGCACGAGCAGGAGGAAAGCTACTGGCGCGAGTACACCAAGCACAGGCGTGAGCTAATGTTCACCGAGGATGACAAACGAAGTCTGGAGAGTCAGATTGCCTACTCGAAACAGCAGCTCGACAAACTGCGCGACACCAACATATTCAACATCACCTTTCACATCTGGCATGCCGGGCATTTCGGTACCATTAATAACTTTAGGCTGGGTCGATTGCCCTCTGTATCCGTGGACTGGTCAGAGATCAACGCCGCTTGGGGCCAGACGGTGCTTCTGCTCTCTGCGCTTGCTCGTAAGATAGGACTCACCTTCGAGCGTTATCGCGTAGTACCCTTTGGAAATCATTCGTATGTTGAGGTGCTCGGCGAGAATCGAGAGCTCCCGCTTTATGGCAGCGGTGGATTTAAGTTTTTCTGGGACACCAAGTTTGATGCTGCCATGGTAGCTTTTCTCGACTGCCTCACCCAGTTCCAGAAGGAGGTCGAGAAGCGCGACACCGAGTTCCTGCTGCCCTACAAGATGGAGAAGGGCAAGATCATCGATCCCTCCACGGGAAATTCCTATTCTATTAA AATCCAGTTTAACTCGGAGGAGCAGTGGACCAAGGCACTGAAGTTCATGCTGACCAACCTAAAATGGGGATTGGCCTGGGTTTCTTCACAGTTTGTGTCACCGTga